One window from the genome of Echinicola vietnamensis DSM 17526 encodes:
- a CDS encoding penicillin acylase family protein, giving the protein MKYFGFLIVFIVSLVLAVGLSVNFGQVPSLGYLMDPYHGFWQNAYSEDELAQETLSLEGLHAPVTVVYDQNLIPHVFAETEADLMMAQGYVTAQHRLWQMEFQTRAAAGRISEIVGSAALDFDRMQRRKGLGYGAEMGLQFLKEQEPATLELIHAYTEGVNRYIDQLDLSRMPVEYKILDYRPEEWTPYKTVLLLKYMADMLVGDKDLEFTNLRHVLGGAMVDRLFPDIPLDNDPVIEADHEWDFEPLPVHRPDSVAYPDFSLLMDPMPAPEPGVGSNNWAVAGEKTENGHPILANDPHLGLNLPSLWYAMQLSTPEYTVKGATLPGALGVISGFNEQVAWGVTNATRDVRDWYAITFKDNSRLEYRYNDQWIQSAVRVEEIAVKGDVSFMDTVIYTHYGPVVYDEDFRPNGQKKNFALKWTAHEGSNEQQTFLDLNAARDHGDYLAALDHYTAPAQNFVFASSQGDIAMKVQGKFPLKWPGQGKYLMDGNDPAFEWNGYIPSEHNPSTLNPARGFVSSANQYSVGESYPYYIFDNTFEDYRNRRINGRLREMEGITMADMQALQFDDFDLHAAEALPVMLEKLKQDTSRRFGPEEQALLSVLEKWDYYADPDVKGPVAFELWWDAFKGGVWKWLDQGDRPIVLPGNYMTTFLMKETPNDSIFDLPSTTGLHETVVDHLQTSFKRASQEWQALKAEQGEDVVWATYKNTTVQHLVPNFQSFGREGIFTGGGRSIVNATSERHGASWRMVVELGPTVRAHGIYPGGQSGNPGSRFYDNFIEKWAEGHYIDFGLHKRQEMENILFTTTLKPVD; this is encoded by the coding sequence ATGAAATATTTTGGTTTTTTAATCGTATTTATCGTATCCCTTGTGCTGGCTGTAGGGCTTTCGGTCAATTTTGGCCAGGTCCCCTCCCTGGGATATCTGATGGATCCCTACCATGGATTTTGGCAGAACGCCTACAGTGAGGATGAACTGGCACAAGAAACATTGTCCCTGGAAGGGCTGCATGCACCGGTAACGGTCGTTTATGATCAAAACCTGATCCCCCATGTATTTGCTGAAACCGAGGCTGACCTGATGATGGCCCAAGGTTATGTTACCGCGCAGCACCGCCTTTGGCAAATGGAATTCCAGACCAGGGCAGCGGCGGGGCGGATTTCAGAGATCGTGGGCAGTGCCGCATTGGACTTTGACAGGATGCAGCGAAGGAAGGGGCTTGGTTATGGGGCCGAAATGGGGCTGCAGTTCCTCAAAGAGCAGGAGCCGGCTACACTGGAATTGATCCATGCCTACACCGAAGGGGTGAACCGTTATATCGACCAGCTGGACCTTTCCCGGATGCCGGTAGAATATAAGATCTTGGACTACAGGCCAGAGGAGTGGACACCCTACAAGACGGTGCTCCTGCTGAAATACATGGCCGATATGTTGGTAGGGGACAAGGATTTGGAGTTTACCAATTTACGCCATGTCCTGGGCGGTGCCATGGTCGACCGGCTCTTTCCCGATATTCCCCTTGACAATGACCCGGTGATCGAAGCCGACCATGAATGGGATTTTGAGCCCTTGCCCGTCCATCGGCCGGACAGCGTGGCCTATCCTGATTTTTCACTGCTCATGGATCCCATGCCCGCTCCCGAGCCAGGGGTTGGCTCCAATAACTGGGCAGTAGCAGGAGAGAAGACCGAGAACGGGCATCCCATTCTCGCCAACGATCCTCATCTGGGACTTAATTTGCCCAGTCTGTGGTACGCCATGCAGCTCAGTACGCCGGAATATACCGTAAAGGGTGCCACCTTGCCCGGAGCCTTGGGAGTGATCAGCGGATTTAACGAACAGGTGGCCTGGGGCGTGACCAATGCCACCCGGGATGTGCGCGATTGGTATGCCATTACCTTCAAGGACAACAGCCGCTTGGAGTACCGCTACAACGATCAATGGATACAGAGTGCTGTCCGGGTGGAGGAAATAGCCGTGAAAGGGGACGTGTCCTTTATGGATACGGTCATCTATACCCATTACGGGCCAGTGGTCTATGACGAAGACTTTCGCCCCAACGGCCAAAAGAAGAACTTTGCCCTGAAATGGACCGCCCATGAGGGATCCAATGAGCAGCAGACCTTTCTGGATCTCAATGCGGCCCGCGACCATGGCGACTACCTGGCGGCCCTGGACCATTATACCGCACCGGCCCAGAATTTTGTGTTTGCTTCCTCCCAAGGGGATATCGCCATGAAGGTACAGGGGAAGTTTCCGCTGAAATGGCCCGGACAGGGCAAGTACCTCATGGACGGCAACGATCCGGCATTTGAGTGGAACGGCTATATTCCTTCCGAACACAATCCATCCACCCTGAATCCGGCGCGTGGATTCGTGAGTTCTGCCAACCAGTATTCGGTAGGGGAAAGTTATCCCTATTATATTTTTGACAATACCTTTGAGGATTACCGGAACCGGAGGATCAACGGACGGCTACGGGAAATGGAAGGAATCACCATGGCCGATATGCAGGCCCTGCAATTTGATGATTTTGACCTGCATGCCGCCGAGGCACTGCCGGTGATGTTGGAAAAGTTGAAACAGGATACCTCCAGAAGGTTTGGTCCCGAGGAGCAGGCCCTGCTTTCGGTGCTGGAAAAATGGGATTATTATGCCGATCCGGATGTGAAAGGTCCGGTGGCTTTTGAGTTGTGGTGGGATGCCTTTAAAGGAGGCGTTTGGAAGTGGCTGGACCAAGGGGACAGGCCTATTGTCCTTCCGGGCAATTATATGACCACTTTCCTGATGAAGGAGACGCCCAACGATAGTATCTTTGATCTTCCGAGCACAACTGGACTCCATGAAACCGTGGTGGACCACCTTCAGACCAGCTTCAAACGGGCTTCCCAGGAATGGCAGGCCCTGAAAGCCGAGCAAGGTGAAGACGTGGTGTGGGCCACTTACAAGAACACCACTGTCCAGCATTTGGTGCCTAATTTCCAGTCCTTTGGCCGGGAGGGCATATTTACGGGCGGAGGGCGAAGCATCGTCAACGCCACCAGTGAACGGCACGGGGCCAGCTGGAGGATGGTCGTGGAGCTTGGGCCGACCGTTAGGGCACATGGGATTTACCCTGGCGGCCAGTCCGGAAATCCCGGCAGTAGGTTTTACGATAACTTTATAGAAAAGTGGGCGGAGGGGCACTATATAGATTTTGGTCTGCATAAAAGGCAGGAGATGGAGAATATATTGTTTACCACCACCCTAAAACCCGTTGATTGA
- a CDS encoding DUF2911 domain-containing protein, producing MKKFDNLLFVGCVLMASLLSSCGGSGDKEKETAKEEEAQAMEMKEEERASPLQNTSGKIGGKTVSVQYGAPSVNGRQIWGNLESYGEVWRTGANEATFVEFSGDVTVEGEPLPAGKYSLFTVPMEEGDWTVIFNSEWNLEHGHYQYKEENDVLRVKVTPEWMEENQEQLKISVEDPGLVVRWEKLRLPIAIQ from the coding sequence ATGAAAAAGTTTGACAATTTACTTTTCGTGGGTTGTGTTTTGATGGCCTCGCTGCTGTCAAGTTGTGGAGGTTCCGGAGACAAGGAAAAGGAAACGGCCAAGGAAGAAGAAGCCCAGGCCATGGAAATGAAAGAAGAGGAGCGGGCCAGTCCCCTCCAAAATACCTCGGGCAAGATCGGTGGGAAGACCGTTTCGGTCCAATACGGTGCGCCATCGGTGAACGGCCGACAGATCTGGGGGAACCTGGAATCCTACGGTGAAGTGTGGCGGACCGGGGCAAACGAAGCCACCTTTGTGGAATTCTCCGGTGATGTCACCGTGGAAGGCGAGCCCTTGCCTGCAGGGAAATATTCCCTGTTTACCGTTCCGATGGAGGAAGGGGACTGGACAGTGATCTTTAACTCCGAATGGAACCTGGAGCACGGTCATTACCAGTACAAGGAAGAAAATGATGTGCTACGGGTGAAGGTGACACCGGAGTGGATGGAGGAAAACCAGGAACAACTGAAGATCTCCGTAGAGGATCCCGGGTTGGTCGTACGCTGGGAAAAGCTCCGTTTGCCGATAGCCATCCAATAA